From the genome of Vicia villosa cultivar HV-30 ecotype Madison, WI linkage group LG2, Vvil1.0, whole genome shotgun sequence, one region includes:
- the LOC131646814 gene encoding uncharacterized protein LOC131646814 translates to MSSGFGESTKSVSSEENSSIIDAGDFNCSICFDFVQEPVVTLCGHLFCWRCLYRWLHHRSRPKGCPVCKAVVEEDKLVPLYGKGKSVTDDPRMKSYLGMEIPPRPFGQRPQTVEVQEDDEDDEEDEEDDEDEDEDDDDDDDDDDDEEEDEVEFVQAEGLVEEEEVVEEEEAEDPDYVAAPDTPFLLRARLESSEQRFKEYRESTEQRFNEYNEFINEFKEFRDEYREFREALQPRLEQIEQRIKDINECRVEAEQRIEQCRAEAEQRIEQCRAEAEQRIKECRAEYGADTE, encoded by the coding sequence ATGTCGAGTGGTTTTGGAGAATCAACGAAATCAGTGTCCTCTGAAGAGAACAGTTCCATTATCGATGCCGGTGATTTCAATTGTAGCATTTGCTTCGATTTTGTTCAGGAACCAGTGGTGACGCTCTGTGGTCATTTATTCTGTTGGCGATGTCTCTATAGGTGGTTACATCATCGTTCTCGTCCTAAAGGATGTCCTGTTTGCAAAGCTGTTGTTGAGGAAGATAAATTGGTTCCTCTTTATGGTAAAGGAAAATCGGTAACTGATGATCCGAGAATGAAATCGTATCTTGGAATGGAGATTCCTCCTCGTCCTTTCGGACAGAGGCCACAAACTGTTGAGGTTCAGGAGGatgatgaggatgatgaggaggatgaggaggatgatgaggatgaggatgaggatgatgatgatgatgatgatgatgatgatgatgaggaagaGGATGAGGTGGAATTTGTTCAGGCAGAGGGGTTGGTTGAGGAAGAGGAAGTTGTTGAGGAAGAGGAAGCTGAGGATCCAGACTATGTTGCCGCTCCTGACACTCCATTTTTGCTGCGTGCGCGCTTGGAGTCTAGCGAACAGCGTTTCAAGGAGTATCGTGAGTCTACAGAGCAGCGTTTCAATGAGTATAATGAGTTTATCAATGAGTTTAAGGAGTTTCGCGATGAGTATAGGGAGTTTCGTGAGGCTCTGCAGCCACGTTTGGAGCAGATTGAGCAGCGCATCAAGGATATCAACGAGTGTCGCGTGGAGGCAGAGCAGCGTATTGAACAGTGTCGTGCAGAGGCAGAGCAGCGGATTGAGCAGTGTCGTGCGGAGGCAGAGCAGCGGATCAAGGAGTGTCGTGCGGAGTATGGTGCTGATACAGAGTAG